From the Brassica napus cultivar Da-Ae chromosome A8, Da-Ae, whole genome shotgun sequence genome, one window contains:
- the LOC106359647 gene encoding glucan endo-1,3-beta-glucosidase 14: protein MTSRTLTRLPNLINVFLLISLVFSGNILQSVASLGINYGQVGDNLPSPDKVINLLRSLRINKTRIYDTNPQILSSFANSNIEIIVTIENQVLTLLQDPQQALQWVNSHIKPYIPATSITGIMVGNELFTDEDSSLIRYMMPAIINIHKALFQLGLDRYIQVSSPSSLAVLAESYPPSAGSFKPEVTSVMQQFLRFLEATRSPFWINAYPYFAYKDNPNTIPIDYVLFNRNIGMTDPNTGLHYDNMMYAQVDAVAFAAAKLGYRNIEVRVAETGWPSKGDVGEIGASPLNAATYIRNLMMRQFAGEGTPARRSSRLEVYIFALFNEDMKPGPISEKNYGIFQPDGSLAYDLGFSTTSTSTTTATSKSVTYSSSATKAKSTLKYWKILILAMIGVRLF from the exons ATGACATCAAGAACACTCACGAGACTTCCTAATCTCATTAATGTTTTTCTCCTGATTTCTCTAGTTTTCTCAG GGAATATACTACAAAGTGTTGCATCTCTTGGCATCAATTACGGACAAGTTGGTGACAATTTGCCTTCACCTGATAAAGTTATAAACCTCTTGAGATCCCTAAGGATCAACAAAACAAGAATATACGACACAAATCCTCAAATTCTTAGTTCCTTTGCAAATTCAAACATAGAGATCATCGTCACCATCGAAAATCAGGTCTTAACGTTGTTACAAGATCCTCAACAAGCTCTCCAGTGGGTGAACTCCCACATCAAACCCTATATTCCGGCCACAAGTATCACCGGAATCATGGTGGGAAACGAGCTTTTCACCGACGAAGACTCTAGTTTAATCAG ATACATGATGCCAGCAATTATCAACATCCACAAAGCCTTGTTCCAGTTAGGTTTAGACAGATATATTCAAGTCTCGTCTCCAAGCTCTCTCGCCGTCCTAGCCGAATCTTATCCTCCATCAGCCGGAAGTTTCAAGCCGGAGGTTACCTCCGTGATGCAACAATTTCTACGATTCTTGGAAGCCACGCGATCTCCTTTTTGGATCAATGCTTACCCTTACTTCGCCTACAAAGATAACCCTAACACAATCCCTATCGACTACGTTCTATTCAATCGTAACATCGGCATGACCGATCCCAACACAGGACTACACTATGACAACATGATGTATGCTCAAGTAGATGCGGTTGCTTTCGCTGCTGCCAAATTAGGGTACCGTAACATAGAAGTTAGGGTTGCGGAAACAGGTTGGCCTTCCAAAGGAGATGTTGGAGAGATTGGAGCGTCTCCTTTGAATGCTGCCACGTATATAAGGAATCTTATGATGAGACAGTTCGCCGGAGAAGGGACTCCGGCCAGACGGAGTTCCAGGCTAGAGGTTTATATATTCGCATTGTTCAATGAGGATATGAAACCTGGTCCTATTTCGGAGAAGAATTATGGAATATTTCAACCAGATGGATCATTGGCTTACGATTTGGGATTCTCCACGACGTCTACTAGTACTACAACTGCGACTTCAAAGTCTGTCACATATTCATCTTCTGCCACTAAG GCAAAGTCAACCTTGAAGTATTGGAAAATTTTGATATTGGCGATGATTGGGGTTAGACTGTTTTAG
- the LOC106359648 gene encoding uncharacterized protein LOC106359648 — translation MLQKPPFLFISDDNDHNNLRYTSLKDVISSSDGFGSFFCHSVPSQDGVLLSEMDSSNIAIRNALVKRAASMYLQSSMIVSAPDTNWFQRFCLKAKHAVECLRPVYRIFSWSS, via the coding sequence ATGTTACAAAAACCACCCTTCCTCTTTATCTCGGACGACAATGATCACAACAATCTCCGGTACACGAGCTTGAAAGATGTGATCTCGAGTTCTGATGGCTTTGGTTCGTTCTTTTGTCACTCTGTTCCTTCGCAAGACGGTGTTCTCTTGTCGGAAATGGATTCTTCAAACATTGCCATTAGAAACGCGCTAGTGAAAAGAGCAGCTTCGATGTATCTTCAATCTTCTATGATCGTATCAGCTCCGGACACGAACTGGTTTCAGAGATTCTGTCTGAAAGCCAAGCATGCGGTTGAATGTCTCAGACCAGTTTACCGGATTTTTTCTTGGTCTAGTTAA
- the LOC106359649 gene encoding uncharacterized protein LOC106359649: MVISELGRRSFLTRAEMVPAPMISRRRCSMSPTLETIFEERFDDLNYQEYSSKVVVGQGHRLFLLVPAIISAVSCVLLYRHDRVNRFS; encoded by the coding sequence ATGGTTATATCAGAACTAGGAAGAAGAAGCTTTTTAACTAGAGCTGAGATGGTACCGGCTCCGATGATTTCTCGCCGGAGATGTTCGATGTCTCCGACGCTAGAGACCATTTTCGAAGAAAGGTTTGATGATttaaattatcaagaatattctTCTAAAGTTGTGGTGGGACAAGGACACCGTCTTTTTCTCCTCGTTCCGGCGATCATATCGGCCGTTTCTTGTGTTTTGTTGTATAGACATGATCGTGTTAATCGATTTtcttga
- the LOC106444742 gene encoding protein DMP4-like, translating into MEIKVVEDHQLSTKEDIEKPLLEENKGFPDVERTTWIQKAIGQTFQTTAHLANLLPTGTVLAFQLLSPIFSNGGQCDLACKIMTSSLVAICGFSCFILSFTDSYKDKNGTFCYGFATIHGFWIIDGSATLPQELAKNYKLRFIDFAHAFMSFLVFGAVVLFDRNTVNCFYPAPSAEELEVLTALPVGVGVFCSMLFATFPTTRNGIGFPVPGNK; encoded by the coding sequence atggagatcaaAGTTGTTGAAGATCATCAACTAAGTACTAAAGAAGATATCGAAAAGCCACTTCTAGAAGAAAACAAAGGCTTTCCCGATGTAGAAAGAACAACATGGATACAAAAGGCAATAGGACAAACATTTCAAACCACAGCCCATTTAGCTAATCTCTTACCAACAGGAACTGTTCTCGCGTTTCAGCTCTTATCTCCAATTTTTTCAAACGGTGGTCAATGCGATTTAGCTTGCAAGATCATGACATCAAGCCTAGTGGCGATATGTGGATTCTCTTGCTTCATACTTAGCTTCACAGATTCTTACAAAGACAAAAACGGTACATTTTGCTACGGATTTGCAACAATCCATGGGTTTTGGATCATTGATGGATCCGCAACGCTTCCTCAAGAGTTAGCTAAAAACTATAAACTAAGGTTTATAGATTTTGCTCATGCATTCATGTCGTTTTTGGTGTTTGGTGCGGTGGTTTTATTCGATCGGAATACGGTGAACTGTTTTTATCCGGCACCGTCAGCGGAAGAGTTGGAGGTTCTCACGGCGTTGCCGGTAGGCGTTGGGGTGTTTTGTAGTATGTTGTTCGCAACATTTCCTACAACACGCAATGGTATTGGTTTTCCAGTTCCTGGTAATAAATGA